In Belonocnema kinseyi isolate 2016_QV_RU_SX_M_011 chromosome 4, B_treatae_v1, whole genome shotgun sequence, a single window of DNA contains:
- the LOC117170783 gene encoding apolipoprotein D-like: MIQLGFLLLLCTGAFAQLLGFGTCPDVKSMQNFNMTRYEGLWFETEKYFSLPELLGKCISASYHQLPDGSIQIFYQQVNILTKKLVKDEAKAKLVCHGNEAKYLIEFPKSKNAAHWILDTDYGSFSVLFACADISLAKAENVWILTREKNPPISVLEKAYEVLKRL, translated from the exons ATGATCCAATTAGGTTTTCTTCTTTTACTCTGCACTGGAGCTTTCGCTCAACTTCTTGGTTTTGGAACTTGTCCAGATGTGAAATCAATGCAGAATTTTAATATGACAAGG TATGAGGGCCTTTGGTTCGAAACAGAGAAATATTTTTCCCTTCCTGAATTGTTAGGAAAATGCATATCTGCAAGTTATCATCAGCTTCCTGATGgttcaatacaaattttctatcaacaagtCAACATTCT aaccAAGAAACTAGTAAAGGATGAAGCCAAGGCGAAATTAGTATGCCACGGGaatgaagcaaaatatttgatCGAATTTCCAAAATCGAAAAATGCTGCACATTGGATTTTAGATACCGATTACGGTAGCTTTTCAGTCCTTTTCGCTTGCGCTGATATATCACTTGCAAA ggcAGAAAATGTTTGGATTTTGACGAGAGAAAAAAATCCACCAATATCAGTTCTTGAGAAGGCATATGAAGTTCTTAAAAG